One window of the Desulfovibrio sp. genome contains the following:
- the leuB gene encoding 3-isopropylmalate dehydrogenase: MKKTICLLPGDGIGPEIIAQGVKVLEATAQKFGHEFVFDTALIGGAAIDGAGDPLPEATVQKCRAADAVYLGAVGGPKWDNMTPELRPEKGLLRIRKELGLFANLRPAMLLPELAGACLLRPDIAARGLDLMVVRELTGDVYFGEPRGIESRDGLRTGYNTMVYNEEEIRRIAWVAFETARKRRNKVCSVEKSNVLECSRLWKEVVIEMHREYADVELSHMYVDNAAMQLVRDPSQFDVILTGNIFGDILSDEASVITGSLGMLPSASMGADGPGLFEPIHGSAPDIAGQDVANPLATILSAAMMLRLGLDMPEEAEHIEKAVRTALADGFRTADIMEPGKELLGCKNMGDKVVERL, encoded by the coding sequence CCCAAAAGTTCGGCCATGAGTTTGTCTTTGATACCGCCCTCATCGGCGGCGCGGCCATTGACGGCGCGGGCGATCCCCTGCCCGAAGCCACGGTGCAGAAGTGCCGTGCCGCTGACGCCGTGTACCTTGGCGCGGTGGGCGGCCCCAAGTGGGACAACATGACGCCGGAACTGCGGCCAGAAAAGGGCCTTTTGCGTATTCGCAAGGAACTGGGGCTGTTCGCCAACCTGCGTCCTGCCATGCTGCTGCCCGAACTGGCCGGGGCCTGCCTGCTGCGGCCCGATATCGCCGCCAGGGGGCTTGATCTCATGGTGGTGCGCGAGCTCACGGGCGACGTCTACTTTGGCGAACCGCGCGGCATCGAGAGCCGCGACGGCCTGCGCACCGGCTATAACACCATGGTCTACAACGAAGAAGAGATCCGCCGCATCGCCTGGGTGGCTTTTGAAACGGCCCGCAAACGCCGCAACAAGGTCTGCTCGGTGGAAAAGAGCAATGTGCTGGAATGCTCCCGTTTGTGGAAGGAAGTGGTCATCGAGATGCACCGCGAATACGCGGATGTGGAATTGAGCCATATGTATGTGGACAATGCCGCCATGCAGCTGGTGCGCGACCCCTCGCAGTTTGACGTGATCCTCACCGGCAATATTTTTGGCGACATCCTTTCGGACGAAGCTTCGGTCATTACCGGTTCTCTGGGCATGCTGCCCTCGGCCTCCATGGGAGCCGACGGGCCGGGCCTGTTTGAGCCCATCCACGGCTCCGCGCCCGACATCGCGGGTCAGGATGTGGCCAATCCCCTGGCCACCATCCTCTCTGCCGCCATGATGCTGCGTCTGGGCCTCGATATGCCCGAAGAAGCCGAGCACATTGAAAAGGCCGTGCGCACGGCGCTGGCCGACGGTTTCCGCACCGCCGACATTATGGAGCCGGGCAAGGAACTGCTGGGCTGCAAAAACATGGGCGACAAGGTGGTGGAACGGCTGTAA